In Lolium perenne isolate Kyuss_39 chromosome 5, Kyuss_2.0, whole genome shotgun sequence, the sequence ATTACAACAATGTCGGTGATTTGGATACATATTTGACGCAAGAGGAcatggaccactccattccttattcccgatgctatgcctcggactcggatgatgatgggCCCGATGAAGAAGTTGATGAGGATGGTTTCACGGCTAgggaagccgaaagagccgagatattcaatgatatggggtggcccgatcttctcagtaagcaacggtggtgatgatgatcacggggtgatgacagcggagatacacgacgatgaagtggatgataacttgtatgacgcaacgagatctctcgattggtccctgtcgccaatgcaacagctctcaaccctgcaagatattcgcaactccacacacttgcgcacgtagccgccgaccacgaagcggtaagttgcaaccgtctaattcccaatggaacagcagatcacacaagactttttcaggatctacacaatatcaagcaatatggtgtagggattcaatagttttgcataagcaaacaactaagaactagggtttatcttaaacgtggtctaaagcagctaggggggcgtcctggggacttatataggcgtccaggacgacctcatgtcgaaaaagtacgaaaataaccgacccagaatagatctggtcgagacagactcggactggtccggtctggaatccggtcaaccggaccagggaccggatcggccggtctggggtccggtcaaccgggcggcaaccgggtgggccggtctgtggtccggtcaaccgggcgacaACCGGATTTCTGCGAGGATTTCCGGTTTTAatccggtacgataaatcgcgtccggtttggcgcccggtcgaccgggtctgtgaccgggttgtccggtctggcggccggtcggaccgggtgctggaccggcctggacttcttcttctcctctcgcgtatgcctcccgctcctccctcgcgcgtccatgagatatcttcatgtccagctccatgtccagcttcacgtccatcttcatgtccagctgctcctctactcctcgtgcgatgctcgtctcctcttgatacctgatgatacataagtaacaggacttaggcagtataaagctctcatcaatcaaagtaccgtttagaaacaagttcacctgttgtttaagtagcttcgcacgagcccttgtaataggtccaatccgaaattcattggacttgagcttcacagcaggttcatcttcatctatcaatgacggaggtagtgttgtagtagggatgtcctcatcatctccccccccttcaaaaggcgtcgaccccgacgctccaaggtcttctccgtcatatggtgtcaaatcagcaacattgaaagaattactgacaccaaactcatcaactggaagatctatcgagtatgcattatcattgatcttagcaagcactttgtaaggaccagcaccacgaggcttcaacttagacttccgcagcttcgggaacctatccttgcgaaaatgtacccagaccatatcaccaggcttgaacaacatctctttgcgcttcttgttcatccttgcagcattgctcttgcctttcttctcgatcaactctttagtcttcacatggatcttacgcacaaaatctgccctcttggatgcctccatattaactctctcatgtatgggcaaaggcaacaagtcaagtggagtaatgggtttgaaaccatacaccacctcaaaaggacacagctccgtggtagagtgtaccgccctgttgtaagcaaactccacatgtggcaaacactcttcccactccttcaggttcttcttgatcatggatctcaacagttgtgacaatgttctattcaccacttcagtttgaccatcagtttgaggatgacaagtagtgctgaaaagcagctttgtccccagcttcacATAcgccgtcttccagaagtagctcataaacttcacgtcacgatcagaaacaatagtcttcgggactccatgtagtcgcacaacctccctgaaaaacaggttagcaatatgcgacgcatcgtcgcttttgtggcatgcaataaagtgtgacatcttagaaaatctgtccactaccacaaatatagaatcatggcctcttttagtacgcggcaaacccaacacaaaatccatactaatatcctcccaaggtgtagtaggtgccggtaacggagtatacaaaccgtgaggcttcagcttggacttggacttgttgcaagtaatgcacctcttcacatacctgtccacatcccgcctcatctttggccaataaaagtggtcagctagcatgagcagCGTCttctcacgtccaaagtgacccatcaaacctccagcatgtgattcctgcaataagagcaaacgcacagacgattctggaacacataatttgttagctctaaacaagaacccatcatgtatgtgatatttctcccatgctttaccaatagcacacaagcgatatggttcagcaaaatcatgatcagtagcatacaaatcacatagtacttctaatccaggaattttaacatcaagttgagttaatagcatattcttcctagatagagcatcagcaacaatattatcttttcccttcttatgcttaataatgtatggaaaagactcaatgaactcaacccacttagcaagacgcttatgcaaagtagattgggctttcaggtatttcaaagcttcatgatcagaatgtatgataaattcttttggccacaaataatgttgccaaacctcaagaactctaattaaagcatacaattctttatcatagataggatagttcaacttagcaccagacagtttctcagaaaaatatgcaattgggcgaccctcttgcatcaacacaccaccaattccaataccactagcatcacattcaatctcaaattgcttattgaaatcaggaagtgcaagtaacggtgcagaagttaacaatctctttagttcatcaaaagcatgatcttgggcgacgccccactcaaaaacaacaccctttttagtcaattcattcaaaggtgcagcaatagtactaaaattgggcacaaaacgtctataaaacccagctagaccatgaaaacttcttacttgactcacattcatgggagtaggccaattttgaatagcttcaatcttagatacatctacttctactccatgcttagagacaacgtatcctagaaatatgaccttatctttgcaaaatgtgcacttctcaagattaccatagagttgattatcacgcaacacttgcaaaacatgtcgaatatgcatagtatgatcagattcattgcggctgtaaattaatatgtcatcaaagtatacaaccacaaatttgccaataaaatcacgcaaaacatggttcatcagtctcatgaaagtgctaggtgcattagttaaaccaaaaggcattactaaccactcatataaaccaaattttgttttaaaggctgttttccactcatccccttctttcatcctaatttgatgataaccactacgcaaatcaattttagagaacacagcagcaccactcaattcatctagcatatcctctaaacggggaatagggtgacgatatcgaatagtaatgttgtttatagctctacaatctacgcacatacgccatgtaccatctttcttaggaactagaataacaggaacagcacaaggactaaggcttatgcggatataacctttgtcgagtagcgcttgtacttgcttctgtatctccttcgtttcttcgggatttgttctatatggtgccctattgggtagcgaagctccgggaatcaagtcaatttgatgctcaatacctcgcaatggtggaagtcctgcaggtacctcatccggaaacacgtcgccaaattcctgcaaaacattagaaacaccaagaggaagaggggtcatgtcgttagaaaccaaaaccgtacccctgtacaaaagcacaagaggcttggctgtaggatcctcactaaattctctcatgtcttcattggtggctaatgagactaaggaattcactctctcacttttcgttatatcactcacaacattacaattctctcgcctatctaaagaagcatcctccaaattcacttcaactttctgacgagattcattgacaatttgttgtggtgtcataggctgtaagttgattttcttgcccttgaactccaagtgatatgtattggcacggccattgtgttgcacagaacggtcatagagccaaggccgacccaataataggtgacacaccgtcattggaacgacatcaaagtcaatacaatccttatacggtccaatagcaaattcaacacgcaccatgtggtttaccttcatctcaccattgtcgctcaaccactgaatatagtatggatgcgggtgcggtagatacttcaacttcagcttggtacacaactccttgcttgctaaattgcggcaactcccgccatcaataatgaccttgcaagccttgtcaggaccaactaaagcttttgtttggaacaaattgcagcactgagtagatgcactaggcaacacattaagagcacgctgcgacacaacaatggtgcgagcatcagacggatatgcatcttcaccatcagtgtcatagtcatcatcttctggagcattaggatcaacatcatctccagtctcatactcattgtcctcattgataatcataactttgcggttaggacaatctctcttgaagtgacctttgccaccacatgtatgacaaagcatatcgcgattgcgcgcagtagacacattagagccactcgtacttgcagcagattcggacctctttgtgttagacacattggagaccggcttactaggcgtagtagagtaaggggcggagcgcgtcgaaggcgccggtgccgtagatggggccgcgcgtggtgtgaaacgcccagctcctatagctcgtcctttgatctttgcttcgtcagccaactgtgattcagcttctcttgcatgatgtaacaattgattcatattggtgtagctgtagtgacgaacaatgcctatgatatcatacttcaaaccgtgcagaaaacgttgcattgtcatctcgagagactcacggacacggccacgctgaataagcatctccatctccatgtagtattcatcgacagtcttcacaccttgtctcaatagagtcagcttatcatatatattccgtaagtaatttgtaggcacaaagcgagaagtcattgcctccttcatggcacgccatgtgcgtataggttgctcacgaTCCTCATCAcgattacgaacaaaagcatcccaccaacgcaaagcatagccatcaaattcagaagaagcaagcttgacctTCCGttcttcagtataatgtggatgtaagctccacaacttctcaatcttaagctcccaagtgaggtattcttcaacatcagctcctccttcaaacttgggtatagaaaacttgggcttacccaatccatcttcctcatcatgtccacgaccattgcggccaagtggagcccaaccgcgaggacgattaccacgtggcgcaccacgagcattgtgtgcgtcatcttgaagttcaagatcatcatcatcgtcttgttgttgttgcgcggtcaaattctcaacagctaagcgcaaatcaaCAAGATTGCGTTGTacgtccgtcatttgatcttgcattgtagtgacggtcacatgagtagcatccaacTTGTGGGAGATCGCTTGGACCGTCtccttaagctcatcatcctgagcgcggaattcacgtcgcatctcattacgaagagcctcatactccctccatgtgatgagatctgcagcactcttgttttcctggttaacaattttttgatcactagcagacatcgttaataggttagtgcactaaacaaaaatctttggtggtactctcacaactcactcaacaactgataagaaaaggtaaatcttaccgctccaaagtgaattaatattgcttaccaacttggatagaCGGacaagtgcacggatgtagcgaagcgaatatcaagggtataagaacaatcacacgacaaagcagggtatatgtggggctgtaggtgggctacctatttgcaccaataacaagctctagcgctgaccgtagacaaccaaagatactcacacaaggcgataaatgtggcaaagcaactatatgtaggaaaggttgcaatgcactagagagacactagcaaagctcaacgagacaggcacaagattgctcaactacaggtgcagttaaagaaaaacttaggccttcacttgattcaactaacaCTTCACTTCGTTTCTTACTTTTGATTTTTCGTtttgtaacacacgcagctatgtagctcttttgcttcttttctattttctcttttttttttttgacacaactccttgataacacggccaacagaaattgcaaagcaccaaaaacctaacgagcagcctgtcgagcggtaaaactagtctcttttgggaaagttcctagtcacgatatcgaaaggctgtggctatggttgggaacacGCAAACTGTAAGATATGTGtactcggagcaacaaaaactgactctagatgatagcggaaacacaaaccctaacaatactagatggaagaaaaggatacgcaaaaacaactacgaaaagcaactaaaactcgaaattagtgcaatctaaggctatggcaaaccctaaccctaactttttatggctttttctggataggaaacactcacaactcaactatggggtggattgtggatggcttaccgaggaaaactggaaatctgataccaagatgatatggggtggcccgatcttctcagtaagcaacggtggtgatgatgatcacggggtgatgacagcggagatacacgacgatgaagtggatgataacttgtatgacgcaacgagatctctcgattggtccctgtcgccaatgcaacagctctcaaccctgcaagatattcgcaactccacacacttgcgcacgtagccgccgaccacgaagcggtaagttgcaaccgtctaattcccaatggaacagcagatcacacaagactttttcaggatctacacaatatcaagcaatatggtgtagggattcaatagttttgcataagcaaacaactaagaactagggtttatcttaaacgtggtctaaagcagctaggggggcgtcctggggacttatataggcgtccaggacgacctcaggtcgaaaaaagtacgaaaataaccgacccagaatagatctggtcgagacagactcggactggtccggtctggaatccggtcaaccggaccagggaccggatcggccggtctggggtccggtcaaccgggcggcaaccgggtgggccggtctgtggtccggtcaaccgggcgacaACCGGATTTCTGCGAGGATTTCCGGTTTTAatccggtacgataaatcgcgtccggtttggcgcccggtcgaccgggtctgtgaccgggttgtccggtctggcggccggtcggaccgggtgctggaccggcctggacttcttcttctcctctcgcgtatgcctcccgctcctccctcgcgcgtccatgagatatcttcatgtccagctccatgtccagcttcacgtccatcttcatgtccagctgctcctctactcctcgtgcgatgctcgtctcctcttgatacctgatgatacataagtaacaggacttaggcagtataaagctctcatcaatcaaagtaccgtttagaaacaagttcacctgttgtttaagtagcttcgcacgagcccttgtaataggtccaatccgaaattcattggacttgagcttcacagcaggttcatcttcatctatcaatgacggaggtagtgttgtagtagggatgtcctcatcattcaagaaggtaaccggacgggatattcggataccattgttccgtgatgttagtcttgcggatggagccgtggttgatggtggcaaaagtttacttcttggagctaggccaatttccaagagagatgtggatggtaggacggctatgatctctaaagggctcacgtttgataccttcttggaattgaagatatggttgaaggagttctcgattaagcatcatcgcccttacaTCGTTGTTCACTCGGATTTGAAGAAGCGGTACACACTAAAATGTGTAGATAAAAGGTGCCCATGGGTTGTCTGTGCAAGACCTTTCAAAAAAGGGCcctcttggcacataacaagttgtgtagccactcacatgtgccgggggccgaagctggatggcaaggatgcgcagccggaccaccgtcaactcacatccgagttcattgcatacaagctctcggCGGAGATATCATCACTTCCTACCATGAGTATTAGGTCCGTGCAAGATACGGTGAAATCCCGGTTTGACTACGATGTCAAGTATgggaaggcatggaaggccaaacaagccgcattcaagatgttgtacggtgattgggaggaagcatacaaccgagtccctaggttgttgttagcgatggcCGCTACTAACCCGGGCATGGTTCATGTGGTGGAGTCTTCTAGTACCAAAATGACATTGCATGACGGTAAAAGAGTGAGGGTATTTCACCGTGCATTTTGGTCATTCGAGCAATGCACGAGGGCATTCGAACATTGTAGGCCGATCATCGCCGTCGATGGTACCTTCTTGACCGGGcagtacaagggcacactattgGTGGCAATAGCAAATGATGCGAGCAACCGCTTAGTACCATTGGCTTTTGCATTGGTAGAGGTTGAGAACAATGATAACTGGCAATGGTTTTTCCATATATTGAGGACGAGGGTCATACCACCCTCAAAGGAAGTGTGTGTCATCTCGGATCGTCATCAAGGAATTCTCAATGCGGTGGAGATTGACATTCCCGGGCATGCCCCCCTGCACCACCGATGGTGCATGAGGCATTTTTGTGCAAACTTCTACCGGGCATGCAAAAACAAAGAGTTGTCTGACCTTCTTCAAGATTGTTGCCTCGCTTACTCCGAGCGCCGCTTCGCAAACCTATACAACGGCTTGCTAAAGCACAAAGACCTCAGCCCGGGTGGTTTTGAGTTTCTTCAGAGACACCTTATATTTAACTCAAAGTGGGCACGAGCTTATGATGAGGATGGGAGGAGATATGGTCAAATGACAAGCAACATGGCTGAGTGCTTCAACAATGTGCTGAAGGGTGTCCGTGCATTGCCCGTGACGGCAATAATTCAGTACACATTCGAGAAGTTGAATGTCTATTTCCAGAACTACACCGAAGAAACGGAGAAGGAAATTGCTAGGAACTGCGAGTACCCAACGAAGGTTCAAGAGTTCATGGACTTTCAGGCGAGGAAGGCGGACTCCCAAATAGCTACATGTTATGACAATGTTGACTGGGTGTATCAAGTGAATGAGCCGGGAGGCACCACACAAGGTGGTGTCCAACACGGAGGCCGTGCTTTCCGTGTGTCCCTAAAGACAAGTGAATGCACATGTAGGAGGCCATCTTTGCTTCATTTGGCTTGCTCCCACTTGCTCACAGCTGCACGCACTAGACGTGTGGACTATAATAACGTCCTCACCGTTCGGGAGTCCGAGTTCTCCATCGAAGCCACAAAAAAGACATGGGCTCCAAGGTTTTCTCCCTACTTGGACCAATCACAATGGCCGGAGTATCATGGAGTGCAAGTTTGGCCCGATCCAGAATGGAAGGTTGTGAAacgtggaagaagaaagacaaagaggtaTCACGGAGATATGGATAGATGGGGTTATTCGGGAAACAAGTTATTCCAAGAGGCTCGCGAGCCAACTAATTGTGGATCATGCAATAGTAAGGGGCACAATAGAAGAAAATGTACATCCGGCAAAAAGTCAAAGGGCAATGATGCTAGCACAAGCCAACAATCAAGTAGCCAACAAGCTTCAAATCAACCTCAAAGCCAACATGCTCGTAGCCAACAAGCCCAaaggcaacaagctccaagccatgaaagtccaagccaacaagctccttcgcaacaagctccaagccaacaagccccaaggcaacaagctccaaggcaacaagctccaagccaacaagctccaagccaacaagtcccaaggcaacaagctccaaggcatcAATCACAATGGCGACAACCTACAAGGCAACCAAGGATTCATGTAGGGCTTAGTAGAGGTCGCCATGGTGTACGTCGGGGTGCTAGTATGCTAAGATACCTAGCGGGGCCTTATCCGAATGTGTCTCCAATATATTAATTGTATTCTACTTTCATTTTTCCTATTCCGTGACTAACTTTGGTTTTTTCGATTTTGTTTTCAGGTATGTCATTGAACCTTGATGTTGTGTCAACCTTGATCATCTCGAACCTTCATGTCATCGTACCATATTTTAATTGGAACCTTCATGTCGTCGAACCATATCTGAACCACTATGTCATTGAACCTTGATGTTGTGTGCAATGTTGTATTGAAAACTGTTGAAATAAGGTAGGAATTTGCATGGTTTAGCACTAGTCAAcatgtggcgcccttgccacgggcgccacacatcacTGTGTGGCGCctatcccatcggcgccacacatgtcaATTTATATCTCcagaacatccaggggctccggacgcttaggtccttagccgttttggcgaccctGTTTATGTGGCGCCCGTTCCGCCGGCGCCACattgcactgtgtggcgcccgtgacatcggcgccacacaaacaaggttgccaaaacggctaagtccctaagcgtccggagcccctggatgggtGGGCAATTATaacaggatgtgtggcgcccttccgagcGGCGCCACATAGTGCAGTGTGGCGCCGGCGGAACGGGCGCCACATAAACagggtcgccaaaacggctaaggacctaagcgtccggagcccctggatgttctgGAGATATAAATtgacatgtgtggcgccgatgggatagGCGCCGCACAgtgatgtgtggcgcccgtggcaagggcgccacatgTTGACTAGTGCTAAACCATGCAAATTCCTACCTTATTTCAACAGTTTTCAATACAACAATACACATAGCACACATCATACACATAGCACACATCGTAGCTCACATCGTAGCACATAGATTCAAACAACACGTAGAAATGACgacatggttcgaaatgacatagagTTCACAACCCGATACttatgaagatagagttcacaacacgTAGCAAATCCATCTATCCTCCTCGACGTCCCCTCCtcacgggctgcttccggacggccatccttTTCGTCCGCTGCCGTTGCTCTTCTTGCTGCTGCACCTCCTGCTCCTCTGAAGATGACGACTCatcgttcctcatcctcctcaaagatgATCTCCGCGGCGGCTCCTCATCGGACTCGATCACAGCCTTCTTTCCTCGGTTCgcataatcttccggagtgtaaCGGTGTGGAGCCTTGCCCCTCGGCTTCAACTGGTATGCAGACCGTGTGGCTTGCTTCTTGCCTCGACTAATGCTTTGACTCAGAATGGTgtcgtcaggaatcttcacaaacatgaatatatgagattacaaaagttgaaattagtaagcacatgtttgacagcaacaaaatagtccatacctccgcctcttcagaagaggatgtagccgcaatttcgccttcgcggcaacctagcaacttggctaaccgccgcaacttccgtgcagtgttctgcgtcatggaaGTCATGGTTACAAAGCCGTCAAACACAATAGCTTaaattcaaagttggtgatcataccttaatgaaatgccgCATCGGTCCGATAGGCTTTTCATCTCTATGGCTCTGATCCCAAACAACCTCACACTCTGTagctgttttttggatctcggaccgctgtgacaaacatattATACACAATTTGAGGGAGCACATGCCAATATAGATGATGTAGTAGCTAATGAGAGAATACGTTACCACGAAGTTCAGAgaggaagcaatagaagtcgatctcccttgTCGAGCTGTCATATCGTActggctttgcgcaacctcatcgaactcgatggggtcgtccaagatgtcGTCATCATACGCGTGCTTTGATGAAACCATTGGagatagttgttgaaagcggccaagtcgtgagggaaaatctcgacatgtccgccATTCCGTATTgcttccaaacagtgttggaacgtTGTCACGTGAATCCTATGATGGACAGGCCAATtcgtgatcttcctctgccgctgcctatcaagcctgcaaaaTATTGAGCACAATGGATAAAGTTAGATTCTATCGCTTCCTATGATCAACAAacttccatcgcatgattcaagaagtttacctatggagcgcgtggtccgtgtcttgccactgaggtgggcactcctgatacagcccaaactgtctcatcactctgtgcggctggtggtattcaaccgcccacatgcatatgagtgggcaccGCATACGCCAGAAACCCGCCTCCTCCAAGCACTTGGGGTTGAGGTCAGTCATCGCCGCGCCAATACGGTAAtaggtaccatatggctcccaatccacctgcagcatacaaatatttcaaaatttacaacatggcaatgaaatGTATGAAATAGGATAGCAAAAGAGTGATGGCTTAAGAAaggttacctgctcagcggtaagagtgtccaactcctcagtgtagtgcctgtacatgaccattggatcgctcgtcatctccgagacattgtcccaaatgtatgcccaagtgggctcccgataAGGGTTGTTCCGGTAATGAGGCCATGTCCTCTGGTTGAGTATCCTgggccgcccaactgataggcggtcccagctccatacggaaagtaggagcaagcatccaccaataccgctctttccagtcctgcgacaagcttcgtccaactgcgaaaataagacatttggttagtactttgtctagcacactactatagaagaatagtacagatagcaaatcatcacctgccggtagaggtaggcaagtgccgctgttccccaactccacgggtgctccaacaccgtaagcgccttgagccaacaccaatgggccaacttcccaccactgtcagcaaagagagtcctcgaaagcATATACCACAAGTACACTCGGGTGTATGTCATGATAGTCTCTCGGTCGGCCCCTTCCGGGCATTCTCCAAAGTGAGTCCTGATCCAAGAGAAAGGTGCGCCGGCGGGAGCTCTATCCTTTGGATCTTCTGGCGgcggaggagccatgccaataaggtcctccatctgtccgcgccacccatcagaagctgtgttcatacacagtggctcgccctgaataggaagtccaaggatcatggaaacatcttgaagagtaggggtcatctcgccggccctcaagtggaaggtgtgcgtctccggcctccacc encodes:
- the LOC127326375 gene encoding uncharacterized protein gives rise to the protein MAATNPGMVHVVESSSTKMTLHDGKRVRVFHRAFWSFEQCTRAFEHCRPIIAVDGTFLTGQYKGTLLVAIANDASNRLVPLAFALVEVENNDNWQWFFHILRTRVIPPSKEVCVISDRHQGILNAVEIDIPGHAPLHHRWCMRHFCANFYRACKNKELSDLLQDCCLAYSERRFANLYNGLLKHKDLSPGGFEFLQRHLIFNSKWARAYDEDGRRYGQMTSNMAECFNNVLKGVRALPVTAIIQYTFEKLNVYFQNYTEETEKEIARNCEYPTKVQEFMDFQARKADSQIATCYDNVDWVYQEAIFASFGLLPLAHSCTH
- the LOC127326377 gene encoding serine/threonine-protein phosphatase 7 long form homolog — protein: MAAYEKEAPEHWDNEEWDFTGSDDDLPLTDGEADLRFLVVGELEAASEDDLFSWVYNFSVLYYGRKSPYYNYVACPRMVWLLDQEYDRDHRAFQMTEKGRVLHPLKIRYHGTVDLAYDERYTEFIQPTGLLPFITLVSRGGPNMNAAALTALVDRWRPETHTFHLRAGEMTPTLQDVSMILGLPIQGEPLCMNTASDGWRGQMEDLIGMAPPPPEDPKDRAPAGAPFSWIRTHFGECPEGADRETIMTYTRVYLWYMLSRTLFADSGGKLAHWCWLKALTVLEHPWSWGTAALAYLYRQVMICYLTGKSGIGGCLLLLSVWSWDRLSVGRPRILNQRTWPHYRNNPYREPTWAYIWDNVSEMTSDPMVMYRHYTEELDTLTAEQVDWEPYGTYYRIGAAMTDLNPKCLEEAGFWRMRCPLICMWAVEYHQPHRVMRQFGLYQECPPQWQDTDHALHRLDRQRQRKITNWPVHHRIHVTTFQHCLEAIRNGGHVEIFPHDLRSEIQKTATECEVVWDQSHRDEKPIGPMRHFIKIPDDTILSQSISRGKKQATRSAYQLKPRGKAPHRYTPEDYANRGKKAVIESDEEPPRRSSLRRMRNDESSSSEEQEVQQQEEQRQRTKRMAVRKQPVRRGRRGG